The following DNA comes from Musa acuminata AAA Group cultivar baxijiao chromosome BXJ1-4, Cavendish_Baxijiao_AAA, whole genome shotgun sequence.
tatatatatatatatatatatgtatacatatatatatatatacatatatatatatatatatacatatatatatatatacatatatatatatatatatatacatatatatatatatatacatatatatatatatatacatacatatatatatgtatacatatatatatatatatatatatatatatatatatacatatatatatatatgtatatatatatatgtatacatatgtatatatatgtatatatgtatatatatatatatatgtatatatatatatatacatatatatatatatatgtatacatatatatatatatatatatatatatatatatatatatatatatatatatatatacatatatatatatatatgtatatatatatatatatacatatatatatatatgtatatatatatgtatatatatatatacatatatatatgtatatatatatatatatatatatatatatatatatatatatatatatatatatatattcaaattgtGTTTAGGAACAAATAAACTTaatcaagaaagaaaatatatgggtacatttttattttaatttgtatATTCCAGAAGTACTTCCACTATTCTTGAAAAaagttttaaatataaattttattaaattaatttaaaataaaaaagctttcaccttatatatatatatatatatatatatatatatatatatatatatatatatggtaatcTTAAAATTAACTAAAATTGGAGTCACCAATGGCATtccgtttttcttttcttttcttatataaattataattctgaaaattaAGGGAAAATTATAAATTTCTTACTATcttcttttaatctttttttcttaataacaccaaatatatttttgaaaacaAAAAGCACAAACCAAAATGaattacttgaaaatgatttcgagGGTTGACGTCTATAAATGGCGCGCGGTTTGCCTAACAATATAAAACCCCCTCAGcttcggcttcttcttcttcttcttcttcttcttccatctctTCCTCTCACTTGCTCGTGGTAACGCTGTTCTTGAATCGATCCCTGTCCTCCTTCGGCTTCATCTCTTGAGCTCCATCATCAAATCGCGGAGTAGACTGTCACGTGAAGAGAAGATCCATCTCTCCTCGCCTAGTTCCTCATGGGTCGGAGGCCGATGAATAGGTTCAGGCAAGGCCGCGGGGCAATGTCGTCCCGCGGTGGCCGGATACCGAGCCGCCCACTGGCGGCGAATGCGGAGGCCCTCAAACGGAACGTTGATTGCTTCTACTTCATCGCATCCCCGACTACGTGCACGAAGGTGCTTTTCCCATTTTCCTGttttcttgtttctttctttAATGTGGGGGGGGGATTGGTGCTTCAGGGTTTGCATCTTCTTCTCGGATGTTTCTTCTATCGGAATTTGTTTGGTTTCCGCTAAAAtctcttttgattttttcttAATGAATATGCAATTTGTAGGGTTTCTGATATGTGAAAATAAAAGGGGTTCAAGTGGTGGATAGAATTAAACCGGATTTCAAAAATCACTTcacttttacctttttttttcttgaatcacAAATGGTTGGTAAAAAGAATCAGAACACAATTGACACAAGAGGCAAATGAACTTTCTGTAAAGCGATTTCGGCCATGCTATGTTCCTCTGGTCTGTTACATTTTGTCTTTTAGATTGAAGAATAGAACTGAAATGtgctttatattctcaattatgaaCTATTACTATATGTATGCATATGCCATGCTTATAAAAATGTTTGATATAAATAGTTGTAAATGGGTGTGAAGTTGTAATTAATGATGATGAGATGCATCAACAGACACCTCTTGGTCAAAGAAAGCCTAGTTGTTcattatttctgcttttgttgtcATTTCTTGTTCTATTGCTTGAACTTGCCAAAACAAAAATTCCTAGCTTCTATTTGATCAGTTATATTGAATTATATGTTTTGCATATTTCACAAGATAATTGATCGGTATGCTCCTTCCACTGTTTAGTAGTCCGAGCATTAGATTTGTTTAACTTGTTCTTACTTATTTCAGTTCAGTTTTCATTTGTAATGTATTGATCTTCTGAACCAAACCAAACCAATTCGTGTTAAAAACTGGATAACTTGAATTGAATTTGCAATTTGGTTGGTTCGGTTTGCACACCAGTAGTAATAACTTCCTAAAAGAGGCAAGTGATTAGGGCTTCCTTTTTCATTCAAACACTAGGCCTGTTCTTGTAAGGGGCCtagaattatatattttattgataacaccgaatgcaaatcgagtttattCTAGACATTATTATTCTCATTCAACCACTAATGATATTGGCTCAGAAGAAAAATTCTGGTTTGGTTTTCTGGCTTGCATTTCACAGAACCACATCAAAACCAAGGAAGTTTGAAAAAAGAAAGACTgatcaaaccaaaccaaaccaatcCCTCGAAGAGATGAACCAAATTAATCAAATAGAAACAGTTCAGTGTGGTAACTCGGTTTTAACTAAATACTGCTTGCTTGCTTTAAAATCCTAGAAAATAtttggataaatttttttttgacaaaaatagCTTAGTAAAATGCTATTATTGTTGAATGAGTTTCCTTAGAATTTGATGTTTTTTTAGTGTGAAAAAGAGTCTCAAAAAACATTGCTAGTTTGGTTTTattgaaatattattttaaatatagatGACCTGATAGGAtaactatttttttcttttagccTAAACCATTATCTCGAAATACTTAAGCTAAGGTTAGCTTATAAAGCCAATCTAAATCTTACATCGATTATTTGTTTCAACtttgcacacacacacatatatatatatatatattgccatGCTATACTTGCACATCTATGGTGTCTGCAAATTTTGTTTTacgcaaatattttttattatctttaaacAATCTATTAAAGCTGTTTCTTATACAGGGAAGTAAATGTGAGTATCGTCACAGCGAGGGTGCCAGGTTTAACCCCAAGGATTGCTTGTACTGGCTAAAGGGAAACTGCTTGAATCCAAGGTGTACTTTCCGTCATCGAGTGAGTCGCTTGTTAATTACTGAATGCACGTTTAGCAGTCCACGTAATTGCATGCGTCATCACAGCTTCTTGTTTGATCGCATTAGAAATTTTGAGCACTTCAGTCATTCTTTCTATAGGCCGATGATGGAAATTACTTTTTCCTTATATTATCTTATGGTGGCAATAATCATGTGAATGTCTCGCTGAATGGTATGCCAATGTTTTCATTCAAGTATTTGAACTAACATAATCATAACCTTTGGCTTGCAGCTTGTTGTGATCTGATATAATTCTAGTTTATTGACGGATGTTTAGTTGGAGacctaatattattatttttgagtGTTTTTGTAGCCACTTGAATCGCTGTTTGGAAATCCCAGGGCCATGGCAGTGCCTGCTGAACCATCATCGTCAACAGCAGTTCAAGTTGCAGATCGTCCACCTCCTAATAATATTAACAGGAATACTACTCCCTGCTATTTTTTCATGAAGGGGAAATGCTTAAAAGGTGATGAATGTCCTTTCAGACATGGAGTTGGTACTCCATTAGACCTTCACAAGGACCAGCAAAGCACTCCTAGTGTAAGTGCTGTCAAAGCTGGCCAGTATCGGTTTCAGTCCATGGAGGAGGCCCTTGAGTATTTTAAGAAGGATAAAGAGCTTAAGGGTGAGTCTTCTCATGATCGTATAGAGGATTCTGATTTCTTCCGAGATGTAGACGAGTGTGCTGCGGCATGGCTTCAACGTGGAAGGACTTTGGATTTTCTAGATCAATGTAATGACCCCCAGTCAGATCATCAACGGGAGAAAGATCAGCACACTGAGAACAGGGAGTCTGAAATGTCCGGGAGCTTACACGGGCGGGAACAGCAAAAGACCTCCTCCGAGTGGACTTTGGACATATCAATGCTCGAGAAAGGAAAATTGAGGGAGGAGAGCTATGATGAGTTAGATGATGAACCAGTTCCAAGATCGGAGACAGATCAGCACAGGGGCTTGCACGGACGGGATGAGAAGCTTTTGGAGGGACCATCAATGCGGACGAAAAGCAAGCCGAGGGAGGAGAGCAATGATGAGTTGGATCCTTGTGATCTCCGCCATCAGTTACCGAGAGTAAGAAGACCAAAAGATTCGGGACGGGTTAGCGATCCTGATGATCGTGGCAGTCAtcgatatgttcatgatgatagtTCTCATGCTCAGCATTCACAGTGGGATCGCCAGTCTCTCGGAAGGGGAAGATCCAAAAGTATAATATCTCTGCCTACCAAATCTTCACCAGATCGACCTACTGGCTGGCCGTCTGCGATAGACACAGAcagagaaaggaaaagaagaagattatCGCCAGCCATGCTGATGAACGATCAGGAAAGCTGCGCAAGGTTGGATGCGGATTCAAGCTCCGGTGCAAAGAGGACATCTGGTGGACGGACAGCGGGAAAAGATGTTGCTTACCCTTCAGATTTTCCAGGCCCAAAGAGTCTTGCTGAGCTTAGAGGTGCAAAAGCTTCTCAGACCTCCTACGACGAGAAAAGATTAAGTTCCAGCGAAACTGCAGATCATCAGGAATATGGATCCTCCCTCTCTTTCGAAGGCCCACTGCCATTGAGTGTCATTCTCCAGAGGAAAAGAGAGGCTGCACCTGAGAAGAGTGCGATCTCAAGCAATGGGGAAGGAGATAATCAAGGAGATGCAGATGATCATGCTTGGGATCCTGCCGAGGATGGTGGGAATGTCCCTGAAGCATCCAAGGGTACGACGgttgatgaagaggaagaagagggtagGATCGCTAAGGAATTACTTGATGGTGCAGATGAAGTGGTTAATTATGAGGAGGCAGCTGAAGGCGAAGATAATGAATACGAGGTGGATGAAGATGACTTTGTCAAGATGGTAGGAGACCTATTGGTCTGAAAACAAGGTTGGCTGCTGCGTCTTACATGTCTACGGAAGACTGTAATGGTGCTGCCGACAGAGGAAGCCTTTACTTATTTCCATATGGGCACTCAATTAGAGAAGCCCAAGATGGGAAATTGGAAGCTTATGGGGCATTTTCTGAAAAATTGACCTGTATGAAGTTAATAGGAAACTGGATTATTTTGTGAACTCGGATTGTATTAGGCTGACAGACAGATTGCTCAATGTTTATTTAGTTTATACCTTTGACTATTCAAGATGGGGGGTAAAATTTCATTGGGGGTCAAATGTTCCCCTTCAATAGTCAAAACATCACTGATGCTCTTCTAAAAGTTGATGAAACTTCATGAGTTTCCCTTCAATTTGAAATTACTGGAGTGTATATTTGAATTTTTCTAGTTTTATATGAAAGTATGATGACTTGGTTGGTTATCATGATAGTGCATATACAatgttttttcatatattttgaaaagg
Coding sequences within:
- the LOC135672154 gene encoding zinc finger CCCH domain-containing protein 32-like, which encodes MAVPAEPSSSTAVQVADRPPPNNINRNTTPCYFFMKGKCLKGDECPFRHGVGTPLDLHKDQQSTPSVSAVKAGQYRFQSMEEALEYFKKDKELKGESSHDRIEDSDFFRDVDECAAAWLQRGRTLDFLDQCNDPQSDHQREKDQHTENRESEMSGSLHGREQQKTSSEWTLDISMLEKGKLREESYDELDDEPVPRSETDQHRGLHGRDEKLLEGPSMRTKSKPREESNDELDPCDLRHQLPRVRRPKDSGRVSDPDDRGSHRYVHDDSSHAQHSQWDRQSLGRGRSKSIISLPTKSSPDRPTGWPSAIDTDRERKRRRLSPAMLMNDQESCARLDADSSSGAKRTSGGRTAGKDVAYPSDFPGPKSLAELRGAKASQTSYDEKRLSSSETADHQEYGSSLSFEGPLPLSVILQRKREAAPEKSAISSNGEGDNQGDADDHAWDPAEDGGNVPEASKGTTVDEEEEEGRIAKELLDGADEVVNYEEAAEGEDNEYEVDEDDFVKMVGDLLV